One segment of Methanolinea mesophila DNA contains the following:
- a CDS encoding SdpI family protein gives MARFASVLWDTMGWCPMEEAFTKPAVRTSGIVGQVQESRSHGRISRRSPLHMRLAWGVVILSWVVAFLVLPYLPDVIEVHWDVHGVADGFADRFTGAFGLPLIITLVMGILIILPRFDSMQIKLTPLRDIYAFVILAVISMLFCIEVITLAVALGVDLPVVTVIPVVLGFLFVILGRVLPFIDRNTTVGIRLPWTLASEEIWKKTHEYGGNLITLAGILIIFGSLVSGTWAIALMLVIIFGVFLYISVWSYLLAKRENEDKFPGM, from the coding sequence ATGGCACGGTTTGCCTCAGTACTCTGGGACACCATGGGCTGGTGCCCGATGGAGGAAGCCTTTACGAAGCCGGCCGTAAGAACGAGTGGGATCGTCGGTCAGGTGCAGGAGTCACGCAGCCACGGCCGGATCAGCCGTCGTTCGCCGCTCCACATGCGTCTCGCCTGGGGGGTCGTCATTCTCTCCTGGGTCGTCGCGTTCCTCGTCCTGCCGTACCTGCCGGATGTTATCGAAGTCCACTGGGATGTCCACGGGGTGGCCGACGGGTTCGCCGACCGTTTTACCGGTGCGTTCGGCCTGCCCCTGATCATCACGCTCGTCATGGGGATCCTCATCATCCTGCCCCGGTTCGACTCGATGCAGATTAAGCTCACGCCACTCCGGGACATCTACGCGTTCGTGATACTTGCGGTCATTTCGATGTTGTTCTGCATCGAGGTGATCACGCTCGCGGTTGCGCTCGGAGTCGACCTGCCGGTTGTGACGGTCATCCCGGTCGTTTTGGGTTTCCTGTTTGTAATCCTTGGAAGAGTCCTGCCCTTCATCGACCGGAACACCACGGTGGGGATACGGCTTCCGTGGACGCTCGCGAGCGAGGAGATCTGGAAGAAAACCCATGAATACGGGGGAAATCTCATCACCCTCGCAGGCATCCTCATAATCTTCGGGAGCCTGGTCTCCGGGACCTGGGCGATCGCCCTGATGCTCGTCATCATCTTCGGGGTGTTCCTGTATATCAGCGTCTGGTCGTACCTGCTCGCAAAACGGGAGAATGAAGATAAGTTCCCGGGCATGTAG
- a CDS encoding metallophosphoesterase family protein, whose product MKLIHIADTHLGHAAFNRLDAESGANLREKQIYDNFLSAIDRIIAEKPDVLVHAGDLFDQVKPKTAAYKTVMEALDHLHAAGIPFVVIAGNHSMVKTRYTVSPFAVLDYHPGEMTAAYSFRYENVEIGDTIFHLIPNMLRPEDYRNAFDQIELSGKHHNVLVTHGLATGLKDKRLSTVAEHELDNTILSDGFDYIALGHYHGQSEITGNAWYSGSLEYITYGEISDEKGGLLVDLDKTPSPDTPHGEVNIRHFDLPKTPMVDLGTILCEGMAPGEITEEIISLVARKNVPLQAMAQVTLKDLSREHGKGPDTKDLASVREQLLDLKIRQVSRDQGGEAVPIQQDVRAIDYLQEFSSFLGKQQISAKQKEYVASCGLEVLRTVMDRHREDSE is encoded by the coding sequence ATGAAACTCATCCACATCGCCGATACCCACCTCGGACACGCCGCTTTTAACAGGCTCGATGCGGAGAGCGGGGCAAACCTCCGCGAGAAGCAGATTTATGATAATTTTCTCTCTGCCATCGATCGGATCATTGCGGAGAAACCCGATGTTCTGGTCCACGCCGGGGACCTCTTCGACCAGGTGAAGCCGAAAACCGCGGCATATAAAACGGTCATGGAGGCGCTCGACCATCTTCACGCCGCCGGCATTCCGTTCGTAGTGATTGCAGGAAATCACAGCATGGTGAAGACCCGGTACACTGTATCGCCTTTTGCGGTCCTGGATTACCATCCCGGGGAGATGACCGCGGCATACTCGTTCCGGTACGAAAACGTGGAGATCGGGGACACTATCTTTCACCTTATTCCCAACATGCTCCGTCCCGAAGATTATCGGAACGCCTTTGACCAAATCGAGCTCTCCGGGAAACACCACAACGTGCTGGTTACGCACGGGCTTGCCACGGGATTAAAAGATAAACGGCTCTCTACGGTGGCGGAACACGAGTTGGACAACACTATTCTTTCCGACGGGTTCGATTATATCGCACTCGGGCATTATCACGGCCAGTCGGAGATAACAGGGAACGCCTGGTACTCCGGTTCACTCGAATACATCACTTACGGCGAGATCTCTGATGAGAAGGGAGGTCTCCTCGTAGACCTGGATAAGACTCCGTCACCGGACACGCCCCACGGGGAAGTGAATATTCGTCACTTCGACCTCCCCAAAACGCCGATGGTGGACCTGGGGACCATCCTGTGCGAGGGTATGGCACCAGGCGAGATTACCGAGGAGATCATCTCCCTCGTTGCCAGAAAGAACGTGCCACTCCAGGCGATGGCGCAGGTGACCCTCAAGGACCTTTCGCGTGAGCATGGGAAAGGCCCGGATACAAAGGACCTCGCCAGTGTGCGTGAACAACTGCTCGACCTGAAGATCCGCCAGGTCTCCAGGGACCAGGGCGGAGAGGCCGTCCCGATCCAGCAGGACGTGCGGGCGATAGATTACCTGCAGGAGTTCTCTTCGTTCCTCGGCAAACAGCAGATCAGTGCGAAACAGAAGGAGTACGTCGCGTCGTGCGGTCTTGAAGTCCTGAGGACCGTTATGGACCGCCACCGGGAGGACTCGGAATGA
- a CDS encoding AAA family ATPase has protein sequence MIIDRIVLKNFKRFRDQEIRFRDGITGILGNNGTGKSSIVEAIFFALYGVQATGISSEYIVSSFASPKDRCEVRVDFRIGGDEYTILRTFKKGKTVQHDAQFNKGQKLLAKGVSDVEIQVRRVLGMGPVDFRNTVYAAQKDLLTLLENTPGKRKEWFLKALGIDYLKTESDRLLKERTDAKDRDLNLLEGELQGLIARHDPEELKALEDSKMVLCTALQELGLRVEHQKEKRKQVAAELLQFSDKKTEYTRLVERKTALAAEAQGLVRQRDLLALQLEGLPALEEEYQRLGRSLAALEGKKNALEKLRITKSDFEHLKSEQRFAEKEFSTLKTQEEKTRAKIELLERDSVRLASLRKGVRDLLHIGQGIPDPDLEQAALAREGEIVHSLGSLTARLEHLVDERKKLVSDWKIIEDAGSDGVCPLCRQTLGAHFGEIEEEFSSRLDWIEQEAMRVNDEKDRMIAERDRIHQQKPAFQEIRNISERLKNRESLEADLHDLLTQIREKEEVKKSLSARLLKTGYDEAMYQQTVKDILELEKVQVRHTEVGRTIAHGTAQKTQLAELGTRIVAKQDEIGKLELMIVQSEFDPEIGRGLERVLEEIDSNLRAAGAEIAANEERVRGNEEKITRHKQDKATIEGLKSQKTGLEEEIGMLRLTRSMIGEYVLYLMQVVRSHIEGEVSRIIDEITGGRYEQVLLDEDFNLLVRDIDNDYPIDRFSGGEQDDIAVALRIALSRYLAELHQVHESTLLIFDEIFGSQDEERRTNLLTALRTQESRFPQIILISHIPDIQGEFSNTLMVEMGTDLSSRVQEVT, from the coding sequence ATGATCATAGACCGCATCGTCCTTAAAAATTTCAAGCGGTTCAGGGACCAGGAGATACGGTTCAGGGATGGGATCACCGGGATCCTGGGGAACAATGGGACCGGAAAGAGCAGCATCGTCGAGGCGATCTTTTTCGCCCTGTACGGTGTGCAGGCAACCGGGATCTCGTCGGAATACATCGTTTCATCGTTTGCGTCTCCCAAAGACAGATGCGAAGTTCGTGTGGACTTCAGGATTGGCGGTGACGAATATACCATCCTCCGCACGTTCAAAAAGGGGAAAACTGTCCAGCATGATGCACAGTTTAACAAAGGGCAAAAACTTTTAGCGAAAGGCGTCAGCGACGTAGAGATCCAGGTGAGAAGGGTTCTGGGGATGGGGCCTGTCGACTTCCGGAACACGGTATATGCAGCCCAGAAAGATCTTCTCACCCTGCTCGAAAACACTCCCGGTAAAAGGAAGGAATGGTTCCTCAAAGCACTCGGCATTGATTACCTGAAGACGGAGAGCGATCGGCTCCTGAAGGAGCGGACCGATGCAAAAGACCGCGACCTGAATCTCCTCGAAGGAGAACTGCAGGGGCTCATCGCCCGGCACGACCCCGAAGAGCTGAAAGCCCTGGAAGATTCGAAAATGGTGCTCTGCACTGCACTTCAGGAACTCGGTTTGCGAGTGGAACACCAGAAAGAGAAAAGAAAACAGGTTGCAGCAGAATTGCTGCAGTTCTCCGATAAAAAAACAGAATACACGCGTCTTGTTGAACGGAAGACGGCACTTGCGGCGGAGGCTCAGGGGCTAGTCCGGCAAAGGGACCTGCTTGCTCTCCAACTTGAAGGTCTTCCCGCTCTGGAAGAAGAGTATCAAAGACTCGGAAGATCTCTGGCGGCCCTTGAAGGAAAAAAGAACGCTCTCGAAAAATTACGGATAACGAAATCAGATTTCGAGCACCTTAAATCGGAACAGAGGTTCGCGGAAAAAGAATTCAGTACTTTGAAAACACAGGAGGAAAAAACAAGGGCAAAGATTGAACTCCTCGAAAGGGACTCGGTACGGCTGGCATCGTTGCGAAAAGGAGTCAGGGACCTTTTACATATCGGCCAGGGGATCCCGGACCCGGATCTTGAACAGGCTGCTCTCGCAAGAGAAGGGGAAATCGTTCATTCCCTTGGTTCGCTCACGGCGAGGCTCGAACATTTGGTGGATGAAAGAAAAAAGCTCGTTTCTGACTGGAAAATCATTGAAGATGCGGGTTCCGATGGAGTATGTCCCCTTTGCCGTCAGACGCTTGGGGCTCATTTCGGTGAGATCGAAGAGGAATTTTCGTCCCGGCTCGATTGGATCGAGCAGGAAGCAATGCGGGTAAATGATGAAAAGGACAGGATGATCGCTGAGAGAGACAGGATTCATCAACAAAAACCGGCATTTCAGGAGATACGGAATATTTCGGAGAGACTGAAGAACCGTGAGTCTCTCGAAGCAGACCTCCACGACCTGTTGACACAGATCCGGGAAAAAGAGGAGGTCAAAAAGTCCCTTTCAGCCCGGTTGCTGAAGACGGGATATGACGAAGCCATGTACCAGCAGACCGTGAAAGATATCCTGGAACTGGAAAAGGTCCAGGTGCGTCATACGGAGGTCGGGAGAACTATTGCTCATGGTACGGCGCAAAAAACCCAGCTAGCAGAACTCGGTACCAGGATCGTGGCGAAACAGGATGAGATCGGCAAGTTGGAACTCATGATCGTCCAATCGGAGTTCGATCCAGAGATCGGGAGAGGCCTTGAACGGGTCCTGGAAGAAATCGATTCGAATCTCCGTGCTGCCGGAGCAGAGATCGCGGCAAACGAGGAACGTGTCCGGGGTAACGAGGAGAAAATTACAAGGCATAAACAGGACAAGGCGACTATTGAAGGACTGAAATCCCAAAAAACGGGTCTCGAAGAAGAGATCGGAATGCTACGCCTGACACGCTCGATGATCGGAGAATATGTGCTCTACCTCATGCAGGTCGTCAGGAGCCATATTGAAGGGGAAGTCAGCAGGATTATCGATGAGATCACCGGCGGCCGCTACGAGCAGGTGCTTCTCGACGAGGACTTCAACCTCCTCGTCCGCGATATCGACAATGATTACCCCATTGATCGTTTCAGTGGAGGGGAGCAGGACGATATTGCAGTCGCACTCCGGATTGCACTCTCCCGATACCTTGCCGAACTGCACCAGGTACACGAGAGTACGCTGCTCATCTTCGACGAGATTTTCGGGAGCCAGGACGAAGAACGGCGGACAAACCTCCTTACCGCGCTCAGGACCCAGGAGTCCCGGTTTCCACAGATCATACTCATCTCGCACATCCCGGATATCCAGGGAGAGTTCTCCAATACCCTCATGGTTGAGATGGGGACTGACCTCTCGAGCAGGGTTCAGGAGGTGACGTGA
- a CDS encoding DNA double-strand break repair nuclease NurA: protein MARDPDYEKALDAAVGRIHATVPANLVEKFRKEGGISPEDFQSCTPVSCGEVCAVDGSDVLILESGSMAIALFRAAQSTFFNMERSRRSISSLEFGIIGPGAENEDFTRVYQDCFDEAPGTPLANEDRVRTAGILRDTVEYRVTEEMAQSLGGGAMLLRDGPLRVSHASHDPVLTRIEQTCTARKVDLAGVSKQTSATWGGGHPILPSVDGLASAFGIKAPWWIRIDPGILDHTQFPRWQHGKMFVARLHSRARSPLKIELIKDLPDSHAEGIMNRLAACSGDGRIPGYPYPLFDAHRTVVLNEEIVEQARSDLMRRITEAGIERQTFEILFGDYHDEFARY from the coding sequence ATGGCCCGTGATCCGGACTATGAGAAGGCGTTAGATGCCGCAGTGGGCCGTATCCATGCAACCGTCCCCGCCAATCTGGTCGAGAAATTTCGAAAAGAGGGGGGCATTTCTCCGGAGGATTTCCAGTCCTGCACGCCTGTATCCTGTGGGGAGGTTTGTGCGGTAGACGGGAGCGATGTCCTGATCCTTGAATCGGGGAGCATGGCAATTGCATTGTTCCGTGCAGCCCAGAGTACGTTCTTCAACATGGAGAGAAGCAGGAGATCGATCTCTTCACTGGAATTCGGGATCATCGGACCGGGGGCGGAGAACGAAGATTTTACCAGGGTTTACCAGGACTGTTTCGATGAGGCCCCCGGGACCCCGCTTGCGAACGAAGACCGTGTCCGGACTGCGGGTATCCTGCGTGACACGGTGGAATACCGGGTCACCGAAGAGATGGCACAGTCCCTGGGAGGGGGAGCCATGCTCCTGCGCGATGGGCCGCTCAGAGTCTCCCATGCAAGTCATGACCCGGTCCTGACCAGGATCGAACAGACTTGCACGGCGAGGAAGGTCGATCTGGCAGGGGTGAGTAAACAGACCTCAGCGACCTGGGGTGGCGGGCACCCGATCCTTCCGTCAGTCGACGGCCTTGCGTCGGCATTCGGGATAAAAGCCCCCTGGTGGATCAGGATCGACCCTGGAATCCTCGATCACACCCAGTTTCCACGGTGGCAGCACGGGAAGATGTTCGTCGCCCGCCTTCACTCCAGAGCGAGGTCGCCCCTTAAGATCGAATTGATAAAGGATCTTCCTGACTCACACGCGGAAGGAATTATGAACCGCCTTGCGGCATGTTCCGGGGATGGAAGGATCCCCGGATACCCCTACCCGTTATTTGACGCCCACCGTACCGTGGTGCTTAACGAGGAGATTGTGGAACAGGCCCGGTCTGACCTGATGCGGAGGATCACCGAGGCCGGCATCGAACGACAGACCTTTGAGATCCTGTTTGGAGATTACCATGATGAATTTGCGCGATATTGA
- a CDS encoding ATP-binding protein, with amino-acid sequence MMNLRDIEPNDPSKYRLIGRSVLSYRFIAPYDTTLYIGDIKKITDNTKGVTFFAKITDLSHDSNFADTRWDTRVYAEQFYGLGEDVFITVDAVPLGFVDNASGKFHKPRTIPSKFSTVGDPDAEDFRFLTEQMGEIEVGLMRSGQDVIKDVAVRIPSKVLPQHMGVFATTGMGKSNFMKTFCASCMKEKKFGLLIVDPHGEYVSGGKSSIGEPTNGLVHYTAGKDGLSIFTIRHENDRKKYGMNRLSLEYDDFRIGDLSILYDLSAAQHEILEAFANEKGKDVIEFFRSTDPEIFPIRDPEAAGVREGSMAWRIRNSMGGPVRVLKSHIENIVKGNEAFFRPQGSSIPDIIRDLHDNRVVLVDIPDMSERSELFVLSIITRRIMERHRLEARGFGIDDRQENSHQVLITIEEAQRVLASGGSSTQVFRECAMEGRKFGVGLCVITQQPKNVDPKVLAQINTFVVMALGDRGDRDIIMGSAKQDLSKMEIEIQTLDRGEAIISTIGIPFPVSTRIHKFEDYISVLNREKKKSISEGLDSGF; translated from the coding sequence ATGATGAATTTGCGCGATATTGAACCGAACGACCCTTCAAAATACAGGCTGATCGGGCGCAGCGTCCTCTCGTACCGATTTATTGCACCCTATGACACCACCCTCTATATCGGAGACATTAAAAAAATCACCGACAATACGAAGGGAGTTACGTTTTTTGCAAAGATCACCGATCTCTCTCACGATAGCAATTTCGCTGATACCCGGTGGGACACACGGGTTTATGCCGAGCAGTTCTATGGTCTCGGAGAGGATGTATTCATCACCGTAGATGCCGTCCCTCTCGGTTTTGTCGACAATGCGAGCGGAAAATTCCATAAACCCCGGACGATCCCCTCGAAATTCTCCACCGTCGGAGATCCGGACGCAGAGGACTTCCGGTTTTTAACTGAGCAGATGGGAGAGATAGAGGTGGGTCTTATGCGGAGCGGCCAGGACGTGATCAAAGACGTTGCCGTCCGCATCCCGAGCAAAGTGCTCCCTCAGCATATGGGGGTATTTGCGACTACCGGAATGGGAAAAAGCAATTTCATGAAGACCTTTTGTGCTTCGTGCATGAAAGAGAAGAAATTCGGTCTGCTGATCGTGGACCCGCACGGGGAATATGTCAGCGGCGGCAAGTCTTCCATCGGGGAACCCACAAATGGGCTCGTCCATTATACGGCGGGAAAGGACGGGCTCTCGATCTTTACGATCCGTCATGAAAACGACCGGAAAAAGTACGGAATGAATCGGTTGTCTCTCGAATACGATGATTTCAGGATCGGCGACCTTTCCATCCTTTACGACCTTTCTGCAGCTCAGCATGAAATTCTCGAAGCCTTCGCCAACGAGAAAGGCAAGGATGTGATTGAGTTCTTCAGGAGTACAGACCCCGAGATCTTCCCGATAAGGGATCCCGAGGCCGCGGGGGTCCGGGAGGGGAGCATGGCCTGGAGGATCCGGAATTCCATGGGTGGGCCGGTAAGAGTATTAAAGAGCCATATCGAGAACATCGTCAAAGGAAACGAGGCATTTTTCAGGCCCCAGGGCTCTTCGATCCCGGATATTATCCGGGACCTTCATGATAACCGGGTGGTCCTGGTCGATATCCCCGATATGAGCGAGAGAAGCGAACTTTTCGTTCTTTCCATCATCACCAGGAGAATCATGGAGCGGCACAGGCTGGAGGCGAGGGGTTTCGGGATCGATGACCGGCAGGAGAATTCTCACCAGGTACTGATTACGATCGAAGAGGCCCAGCGGGTTCTTGCCAGCGGAGGGTCTTCAACCCAGGTTTTCAGGGAATGTGCGATGGAAGGGCGCAAGTTCGGTGTCGGCCTCTGCGTCATCACGCAGCAGCCGAAAAATGTTGATCCTAAAGTCCTGGCACAAATCAACACTTTTGTGGTCATGGCCCTCGGGGATCGGGGAGACCGGGACATCATCATGGGAAGTGCCAAGCAAGACCTTTCGAAGATGGAGATCGAGATCCAGACCCTCGACAGGGGCGAGGCGATTATTAGTACCATTGGAATCCCGTTCCCTGTGAGCACCCGGATCCACAAATTCGAGGACTACATCAGTGTATTGAACAGGGAAAAGAAAAAATCAATTTCTGAAGGACTGGATTCAGGGTTCTGA
- the cofE gene encoding coenzyme F420-0:L-glutamate ligase, whose protein sequence is MKGSFTTTGLRTPLIREGDDMAGILLRAALESSLGGFRNGDVLVIAESALATAEERVTCLDCVEPDEESIAMGERYDMDPRLVQVVREESDEIVGGIPGFLLSMTNGTLLPNAGVDGSNAPPGCVVPLPRDPDGSAKRIRKEIFRLCGAKIGVIVADSRTHAMRSGCSGVAIGCSGILAVIDARGRKDLFGRELEVTKLALADNLASAAEIVMGEADECTPAAVIRGLDVPIGDFEGIESIAADKCLFMGLIARRGDEGENY, encoded by the coding sequence ATGAAGGGATCGTTTACCACCACGGGGCTCCGCACTCCCCTCATCCGCGAAGGGGACGATATGGCGGGGATCCTCCTCAGGGCGGCCCTCGAGTCGTCGTTGGGAGGGTTTCGCAACGGGGACGTCCTGGTGATTGCCGAGTCCGCGCTCGCCACCGCCGAGGAGCGGGTCACCTGCCTCGACTGCGTGGAACCGGACGAGGAGTCGATCGCGATGGGGGAGCGGTACGACATGGACCCCCGCCTGGTGCAGGTGGTCCGGGAGGAGAGCGACGAGATCGTGGGGGGTATCCCCGGGTTCCTGCTCTCCATGACCAACGGGACCCTTCTCCCCAACGCAGGCGTGGACGGGTCGAACGCCCCTCCGGGGTGCGTGGTCCCCCTTCCCCGGGACCCCGACGGGAGCGCGAAGCGTATCCGGAAAGAGATATTCCGGCTCTGCGGGGCGAAGATAGGGGTGATCGTCGCGGACAGCCGGACCCATGCCATGCGGTCGGGGTGCAGCGGGGTCGCCATCGGGTGCTCGGGGATACTCGCGGTCATCGACGCCCGGGGAAGGAAGGACCTCTTCGGGCGGGAGCTCGAGGTGACCAAGCTCGCGCTCGCCGACAACCTCGCATCGGCGGCCGAGATCGTCATGGGCGAGGCGGACGAATGCACCCCGGCGGCGGTCATACGGGGGCTCGATGTCCCGATCGGGGATTTCGAGGGGATCGAGTCGATTGCGGCGGACAAGTGCCTGTTCATGGGACTGATCGCGAGAAGAGGGGACGAAGGGGAGAATTATTGA
- the folP gene encoding dihydropteroate synthase, with translation MFPCRVNGMAVGGGAPVRLMGVINCSPESFFSGSFTRPADVRSRAEAMTDAGADIIDLGARSTAPGSPAISVAEETERITRALSELDGSGITVSVDTRYPEVLDACLSHDLHAVNDIGGFSTPGYAAMAAGAGLPAILMAACMEPGDALGVEMTVRALQEIVTRCEDAGVKEYVLDPGIGLWTPARTVEMDWELCRNFSRFREFDRPLLAAISRKTFLRATPEQGPEARLPATLGMTALLLRQGADMVRAHDVAETAEVIRVVSRMNEHGV, from the coding sequence ATGTTCCCGTGTCGTGTGAACGGGATGGCCGTCGGGGGCGGGGCGCCCGTCCGGCTGATGGGTGTGATCAACTGCAGCCCCGAATCTTTTTTTTCCGGTTCCTTTACCCGGCCCGCTGACGTCCGGTCCAGGGCCGAGGCGATGACCGATGCCGGGGCCGATATCATCGACCTCGGCGCGAGGAGCACCGCTCCCGGGAGCCCGGCGATCAGCGTCGCCGAGGAGACGGAGCGGATCACCCGGGCGCTCTCCGAGCTGGACGGGAGCGGGATCACCGTCTCGGTGGACACCCGCTACCCCGAGGTGCTCGATGCCTGCCTCTCCCACGACCTCCACGCGGTGAACGATATCGGGGGGTTCTCGACCCCCGGGTACGCAGCGATGGCGGCCGGGGCGGGGCTCCCCGCGATCCTTATGGCGGCGTGCATGGAGCCCGGCGATGCCCTGGGGGTGGAGATGACAGTCCGGGCTCTGCAGGAGATCGTCACCCGTTGCGAGGACGCAGGGGTAAAGGAATACGTCCTCGACCCGGGGATCGGGCTCTGGACTCCCGCACGGACGGTGGAGATGGACTGGGAGCTCTGCAGGAACTTCTCCCGGTTCAGGGAGTTCGACCGTCCGCTCCTCGCCGCGATCTCCCGGAAGACCTTCCTCCGGGCCACACCGGAGCAGGGACCGGAAGCACGGCTCCCGGCAACCCTTGGCATGACCGCGCTGCTGCTCCGGCAGGGAGCCGACATGGTCCGGGCGCACGACGTGGCCGAGACGGCAGAGGTGATCCGGGTGGTGTCCCGGATGAACGAACACGGGGTATGA
- the folD gene encoding bifunctional methylenetetrahydrofolate dehydrogenase/methenyltetrahydrofolate cyclohydrolase FolD — MILDGKAVSEKRLDLLKEEIDESGLYPRLATVIVGDDPASRMYVRMKHRACERVHIGSVGIELPETANTEDVLDAVRRLNRDQDIHGILVQLPMPGRIDTEKVIEAVAPGKDVDGYNPFNLGKLFSGHPVFAPCTPRGIITLLDEYGIDISGAHAVVAGRSIDVGRPMAALLLNRDATVTICHSRTKDLAGELARADILVSAIGKARFIGPEMVKPGAAVVDVGINHVDGKLCGDVDFDRVAEKAAAITPVPGGVGPMTIATLMENTFTAAKRIICSRVV, encoded by the coding sequence ATGATACTGGACGGAAAAGCAGTCTCGGAGAAACGTCTTGACCTCCTGAAGGAGGAGATCGACGAGTCCGGGCTGTACCCCCGGCTCGCCACGGTCATCGTGGGTGACGACCCGGCGTCCCGGATGTACGTCCGTATGAAACACCGTGCCTGCGAGCGGGTGCATATCGGCTCGGTGGGGATCGAGCTCCCGGAGACCGCGAACACCGAGGACGTCCTCGACGCGGTGCGGAGGCTGAACAGGGACCAGGATATCCACGGCATCCTCGTCCAGCTCCCCATGCCGGGCCGGATCGACACGGAGAAGGTGATCGAAGCGGTGGCCCCCGGCAAGGACGTGGACGGTTATAACCCGTTCAACCTGGGCAAACTCTTCTCCGGTCACCCCGTGTTCGCCCCCTGCACCCCCCGGGGCATCATCACCCTCCTGGACGAGTACGGGATCGATATTTCCGGAGCGCACGCGGTCGTCGCCGGGAGGAGCATCGACGTGGGAAGGCCGATGGCGGCGCTCCTCCTCAACCGGGACGCGACGGTGACCATCTGCCACAGCAGGACGAAGGACCTTGCGGGCGAACTCGCCCGGGCGGACATCCTGGTGAGCGCCATCGGGAAGGCCCGGTTCATCGGGCCGGAGATGGTGAAACCCGGCGCCGCGGTGGTCGACGTGGGGATCAACCACGTGGACGGGAAGCTCTGCGGCGACGTCGATTTCGACAGGGTCGCGGAGAAGGCGGCGGCCATCACCCCGGTGCCGGGAGGCGTCGGGCCGATGACCATCGCCACCCTGATGGAGAACACCTTCACGGCCGCGAAAAGGATCATATGTTCCCGTGTCGTGTGA
- the glyA gene encoding serine hydroxymethyltransferase codes for MSYLATTDRDVADVIDMERMRQTYGLELIASENLVSRAVLEAMGSIMTNKYAEGYPGKRYYGGCEFHDVVENLARDRLKQLFGAEHANVQPHSGTQANMAIYFATMECGDPLMSMSLSQGGHLSHGSPVSFSGKLYKVTQYGVDLETETIDYGAVAEIAKKVRPKVIVCGASAYPRTIDFKAFQEIADSVDARCMADIAHIAGLCATGIHENPVGIVDYTTTTTHKTLRGPRGGAIMCSSENAQMVDKAVFPGMQGGPLMHIIAAKAVCFKEALRPSFTDYNRQIVKNARAMAEVLDNHGLRLVSGGTDNHLILLDLTAQGITGLEAEVALGKAGITVNKNTIPNENRSPFVTSGLRIGTPAVTTRGMKEQEMRQIGEWIATILKDIRNETAISKIGGQVKELAGKYPLYPE; via the coding sequence ATGTCCTATCTGGCCACCACAGATCGCGATGTCGCAGACGTGATAGATATGGAACGGATGCGGCAAACGTACGGGCTGGAGCTCATAGCCTCGGAGAACCTGGTTAGCCGGGCGGTGCTCGAGGCGATGGGTTCGATCATGACCAACAAGTATGCCGAGGGGTATCCCGGCAAGCGGTACTACGGAGGGTGCGAGTTCCACGACGTGGTGGAGAACCTCGCGAGGGACCGCTTGAAGCAGCTCTTCGGTGCCGAACACGCCAACGTACAGCCCCATTCCGGGACCCAGGCGAACATGGCCATCTATTTCGCGACCATGGAGTGCGGGGACCCGCTGATGAGCATGAGCCTCTCCCAGGGAGGACATCTCTCCCACGGTTCGCCGGTGAGCTTCTCAGGGAAGCTCTACAAGGTGACCCAGTACGGGGTGGACCTCGAGACCGAGACCATCGATTACGGCGCGGTGGCCGAGATAGCGAAGAAGGTGCGCCCGAAGGTGATCGTCTGCGGGGCCAGCGCTTACCCGAGGACCATTGATTTCAAGGCGTTCCAGGAGATCGCCGATTCGGTGGACGCCCGCTGCATGGCGGACATCGCCCACATCGCCGGGCTCTGCGCCACCGGGATCCACGAGAACCCCGTCGGCATCGTCGATTACACCACCACCACCACCCACAAGACCCTCCGCGGCCCGCGGGGCGGGGCTATCATGTGCAGCAGCGAGAACGCACAGATGGTGGACAAGGCGGTCTTCCCCGGCATGCAGGGCGGTCCCCTGATGCACATCATCGCGGCAAAGGCGGTGTGCTTCAAGGAGGCGCTCCGTCCCTCGTTCACCGACTACAACCGGCAGATCGTGAAGAATGCCCGGGCCATGGCGGAGGTGCTCGACAACCACGGCCTGCGGCTGGTCTCCGGAGGGACGGACAACCATCTCATCCTCCTCGACCTGACCGCCCAGGGGATCACCGGGCTCGAGGCCGAGGTCGCGCTCGGGAAGGCGGGGATCACCGTGAACAAGAACACCATCCCGAACGAGAACCGCAGCCCCTTCGTGACCAGCGGGCTCCGCATCGGAACCCCCGCGGTCACCACCCGTGGAATGAAAGAGCAGGAGATGCGGCAGATAGGCGAATGGATCGCCACCATCCTGAAGGACATCAGGAACGAGACCGCGATCTCGAAGATCGGCGGGCAGGTCAAGGAGCTCGCCGGGAAGTACCCCCTCTATCCCGAGTGA